The following is a genomic window from Papilio machaon chromosome 7, ilPapMach1.1, whole genome shotgun sequence.
AGTTGTCTATGCTGCTGGTTTCAAGATATATTTCGTTCATTCCAATCTTGTCTTCATCCTCTGTTTCGTTTTTTGAGTTAACATATGTTGCATGCGCTAAAGTCTGAAAGAagctataattttataaaattatactcaGCATCTATAAATAGTGCACACTTAGTATATTGCTTTAGTATGTTGGTTAAAACAACATATGGGGACCAAAAACTGTAGATCGGTTCAATGttacaaatgtttggatggatggatgtttgttggaaggcaTCTCCAGAATAACTGCATGGATCtccatgaaatttggtattgatgtagaacatagtctggaagaacacataggccaccTATTATCCCAGAAATGTATATAGTACCCGTGGGATAAGTTAGATTCACATTTTTACTCAAAAACTCCACAACAGTTCAATACATCTTATTGAtatttgtcacagatatagGACAAAGTCTTGACAAAGATGGGATTAATTtcactttgtttttaattttgcacaGACAAAGTCATTGGCAAAAGCTAGTGCTATATAACTGCCTTAAAAACAATCAGTGATTACAATTGTTCTCTTCAACCTAATTATCATTCaaataactgttaactttTGACTTCATGTAATTAGTTTTAGTAACATATTTACCATATCTTCTAATCCTTTGATGTGAAGCTCTTTACCGGCCTCTactaattcttttaaattctcCATTGATACTATTACTTCCCCTGTATAAATATACTCTAGTATTGCACAGAGTGTGCTATGTGAAATTTTctgaaaatattgataaaacatctttaaggtaattgtatgaaattaatatcatattCAATAACTACAATaatgtatgttaaattaacaaaaaatatcataaaaaaaattactgatcattgatttcataacaaaaaaatatctttactaAACTTATAACTTtcaactttcgtggttttgaGACATGCAACTGGTGACCAGTCAGCCTGTCATTATTGTGCATGCAACTTTGCCGGAATATCAGGAGCTCAAACATCTTAACCGTGGTAAATTCCCGTTTCTTACAAACAAGACTAGACTAACTCTAGACTTGTTTCCAACATTCTGTTCTGACTCGCGAAATTGGTTGtaacttacatttaaaaatataacaggaTGCTGACAATTTGCTGAGGCGACAAGATCTTTGATGTAAGGGCTTGCTATAGCTATTATAACTTGGTGGACCTTCACAAAGTGTCCATCGGCCGCTAAAGTCATATCAACAAACTCACCattctgaaataaattgttggataggatttttttaaattactattattatatttcttatagaAACAGTCTAATTTAGTTTGTCTtcgtataataaacaaaatataataattgatgaATGAGATTTTCACGTACTTGTTGCAAACAACTTAAAGcagaacatatatttttatcgtgCAATTTCGATGAAACGACGAACTGAGAATTAGCCATAACTTAAATTGattcgttaaaatattaattatttttttacttttatgccTTTTATCCAAACagaacttattttatttataattcaatctCAAACAATAGACATTTGACAATGACATAAACTCCTTGTTTTGTTAATAGCAATTTTTACGGCTCTGGGTTCTTGTCCATTTAAGCAAgaaaataaagtacatttgACTTTTCATTATGTCTATGATTGTCAGCGTATATTTTGCCTCATATAAGTTATGTATGGATcttagattatattttaaaagggtTCTTCTCCCTATACTTTGctttttataatcataatCCCAAAGATTATTTGGAATAATTAGGATAGGTTCATATGAtctataattgaaaaatatattaactaatcaaaatatttattttattgatacacCTTTTTGTGTTAGTGTGTTATCTTCATACGTCTCAAGAACATCTGCTAAATGTTCATTGTCTCTAGGTTTCTTAAACTGTCTTCTCTTTTGAGAGGCCTTTTTCCTTTTCGGTGCTATCGGTTTTCTGGGTCCATGGTCTTGCATAGATTTAATACCCTGTTTTTCTAAGTATTCTTCTATTTTTGCGTCGTCCATCGCATCTACAGCAGTAGCACGCCATAATTTAACGAATTCTTCATCCacctcaaaaaaaaattgtacttttaattttctaaaatgaatctttttaaaaaaaatgaaaccaaAAAAAGACTTACATCTAATTTGGCTGTTTTATCATTATAGAACAATATCTTCTTTTTGTCTGTGGGCCTAGTGATGTACAGGATTTCTTGAGCTAAATGTTTAAGTGCTCTTTCACAATGTGGCAATGACTCCTGCACATCTTCCAATAAAATACCACCTAATCCTTTTAAGTcatgttgttttaataacctgtaatataataataaaaatttgaactGATCAAAAATATGCAGCATATCTCATTAATCATAATATTGTACCTAAGCAAAGACTTTTTGTCCTTTATTTTGTAGACagctttgaaaatatattttccatcAGGTGTGCACTCTATCTTTGGATTATTCTGTAGAGCTTCTGTTTGTAACCACTGAAAAAAATGCGTAAATTTCGTAATATGTATGTTATCTGTatcaataagtttttttttattcttactattttattataaaatactcaaaataaaaagcaactAAGATGAATATCTTTAAATTCATTCTGTGTCTGGTTTGTTCagtttatataacaaataaaaaaaaatgtttttttcatcaaaaaacTAACCTGTTTTACTTTGTTACCAACATCCAATTGATTGGTTTCATCCAGCACTTCATCTAGTGTCAAGGGATGGTCGTCACCATCTTGATGTCTAGCTCTCATATGTCTCACAATACGGGCAAGCACTCCAAAACGATATGAAGAGCTGCCCGTCATTGTTTTATAGCTggaaacatattaataaatgatgtTAACAACCCcgttcattttaaaacttcgAAGTATGGTTGGGGACAGGTCACTacaatttttgtattgaaGTATACTCATCAGGCAAGTTGGTGACACTGATCACATTCACATTTTTcatggtaatattttaaattttatgatgaaaaatagataaataatgttttttcagTGACATACGTACAGAATGCTGTTTgtggattaaaaaatgtactcaCTTTGTAGCATCAATCTTAGGCTGTGCATTAACAGAGCTTGATGATTTTGATTTTGACTTCTTAGACTCATCTTTAAATTGGGAGTCATCTCTCTTCTTCTTTTCTAtgctgtaaaaaatatgtttcataaaTGTCAATAGAAAAACCCACTTATTCcatgaaaatttttaacactACCTTAAAAACAGatctaaaatattactatataGTTTTACTAAGGagattttaatagatttttgtgactatattttcataatttgaaaatgtcaATGTCACAGAAAAGTATTTGTTGACAAGCAAAGACAAATTCAATATCAAAGGATAAATTATCTAGTTTTACCTTTTATTAGATAATTCCTTAGGGTTTCCGTTTTAAGATTAATGACAATAGccaataaagtaataatgtaACGGGTGGGAGCGAGAGAAAAGTGAAAGTGGCTGTCGTCGTATGTGAACAAAATAACGCTAGTGGTCGATTAGTAAGTATGTAGTGCGTACCTTGGCGTTGCGAGAGCCTTTTTCTTGAAAGCTTCCCTTTCGCGCAACAGTGCTGGATCCATATTAAATCACCAATAGCTCCAGTATTCCACCAAAAGTAAGTaatttacagtaaaattattccttatttagtttttaagcAATCTCTTTGGCATTTGAATTGAAAGGTTTGTCAAATTGACAACCAAGGCAACTGTCTGCCTGACATATGTCAATTtgacttaaattttaatttcacagtTCACTACCTTGGTGTTTGGCCGACCCGtactattttttgtttcctTCTAAATCCCTAAACCACACCTTGGTTTAGGGATTTAGAAGAAAACAATCGCTGGTATTTCTTATCAGGCGATAGTgctaagtaatttttaagagaaaaaatatttacaaccctatataaatataatcgtACTATACTAGTccgtatatatatttattctccACTACTCAACATCATCTACGATCGGCGGTcaagattttataaacaaatttttacttaattttttacacctGACCTCCTGCTGTGGCCAACCCTTCTTGGGAGGAATTAATAggaatacattaaatttaattaattctaaaattgaatacttatattctcttttattactttattccTCTTCTAAACTTGCGACTCTAAAAAACGTTCtatattatagataaaatagcGTCAGGTCATAATATGTATTTCCGCTGAGCGACTCTAATCTAACGTAAAGTATGGGCGTGTAAACCTAAGTCCAACAATGCTGATTTTCCTTGACTGTAAGGATGTCGGCTAAATGTTCtatgaaattcgaaaatcAAATACCCCTATGGCGAGAATCGAACCGGATCgaaaggaataaataaaagatggTAGATTAAAAGTCGATTGCTTAACCACTGTGCCGCCGACTATCCaactaaaatttgttttgcttaaaaataagcatattattaaaaaagtccCTTTCGTCTGGATCGACATAAAACATAAGTCCTTTAAATGCCCTAGAATGACTTTGTCCTCTGTTATATTGTTGAATCgtcttatttttgtattcgtctaatgttgtttttaaattaatgtcagATCGTTCTGCCAGGTAGTTGCAAAACGATTAATGGACCTATAAAAGCCTTATAGATACttgaaatatacttttaaattaaattcctaCAAGCCTCCTTGATCTGCCATGTTTGCGTCGAAAAAATGGATAAAtcgttaataattaaaacaaaacaattttaataggCACCCCGAATGGGTTTGATGattatgttaatgttttaatttattagtagaggttattgacaaaataataattttgcagtatttaaatgttaattcttAGCGGCTGGTTACTGTCAAACGAGTTTCGATTGGCGGGAGATCGTTTCGCGTTTCGCGTGTCCAAACCAAGTCCGAACTGTCACAGTCACAGTGTTTGCCTTCGCGGCGTTGAGTGGACGCTGTAACCTTCAATGTAAGTACCTTTCCTCGTATTGTTGTAAAcacgttttaaaatacatatattttttcctcTATGTATTTACAATCATGAATATAGAATATCGttttaatttgtcaatattaatgtttaaattaaacgctttagacacagataaaaaagaatcactttcaatttcttttattatttatgaggCCACTAACTTTTTACTTgatcttataataaataaaaacttataaaatgctctagtaaaaaaaaaaagaaaacatgtaAATGTATTTAGAATACGCAATTTATATGTTACGAATGActttaacttataatttacCGGTTTGATTGATTCTCAACGAAAGTCATCATTATTGCAAAATTTGAAATACGATTTATTTTCAGTgggtctagcacgaatatttgcgacaagcgcccaattatgtcaaatttagtacgagatttttggtgtactctATATGacattttgatacaaaatttGTCGAtaacgatacgatggcgattatCATAAATATTCCTGCTAGGCCCACAGATGCTATCATTTACTTCGCATTTCATATCTGTCAATAaccgataaaaataaagtatgtaaacaaatacaaatgttttaagGCATTGCAGCAAACATTTGCAATAATAGATCTGAGGCATcagtaaatattaagaaatattcaattttcgtttatttgaaatattggtAATAGTAATAACAATTAAGTACGAAATATGTAACAGTCAAATTACATTAGTAAAACTCAgacaagatttaatttttttttatagtaatggAAGgcaatcaaaaatatattatcttttttcgCTTATCCATGAAATTTATTTGCGTATGTTTATATGTGAAACTCTGATCATCAAACATTAATGACGTAAACGCTTACCAATCTTATTGATTTGGCAGGACGCAAGTACTTTAACAACAATTTATCCAAGCATTTTCGCTAGATAAAAGAACTGGGGGCCTAGCACGAAATATTGCGAAATAGTATTCATATTGACATCGACAATATGACATTTGTGCAGCGCCCGTATCAACCAAATTTAATAGACGATAGACGAGAATAGGTGTCAATATATAATTGTCACTGAAATCGAAACCCATTCTAATCTTGGTTTCCTTGTATTATTCTTGGTGTCGCTATGTCTCtactgaccgaatagacgactagcgtcgacgattcaaccaTGCAATATTAGTTATGACGATTTTGGTAGCATTGAGTAGGAAGGGCCTAACGGTCATCATGTATTAATTTTGACGTTCTTTGTTTATActtataatttagaatttaaatgaaatctatatatacaaaaggaagtcgtgttagttacactatttataactcaagaacggctgaatcgatttgactgaaaattggtgggcacgtagcttagaaccaggaataggacataggataatttttaccccgttttctattttttattccgcgcggacggagacgcggataaaagctagttacatataaaaatggtTCTGGTTTGAagtcttactaataattaaagaataatacgatttaaattaaaatatgtcaaatataTGAGAAGATAATAAGATCAAGTAAATCATCCATTATTAAGGGGTTAGAATGTTGGcgtttttttacttctttcttAAAAGACACCGCTGCTATAATATTAAAGGTGCCTTGAAACAACACGTATAAATTTAACCTGGGCTTGTCCGTTTTTACGACCTACACCTATCTAATGTAATCTCTTTGgccgaataaaaataaatataatataaggtTTTAAAAAGGTCAGAGGTTAACGAAAACGATTTGGGTTAGATGTACGGTACTTATGTTTGATCGATGATGTTATCGATTGAAagcaaactttttatttttttcctatataCTACATGGAATCCTATACATAAGTTTTTGACTTATTACTCTCTTTATAGATAATAGCAGAAAACTATCCTTGTCTCGCACATATTATAGCAAAAAGATATGCGTAGTGAAAAACGTCAAACAAAGCCGcataatttgaaaaacacaaactttgacaaaaaaaaatatgggtCTAACCTTATTGCATAGATTATATTAGTTCGCAAGCTTATTAGGTAACTAATgcggaaaatattaaattgaaaggAAGAAATGACTCGaaacgtataaaaatattacattttttcaagCATGCAGCAGTTATTTAGAGTAATAACTGCGGTGTAGAAAGATgtggaaaaaaggaaaaatgtaTGCAGTACATATCTGAGACTTGAAACTTTTCTGTTTGTACTCCGCAAGTTTTCTATGCCCGGTTGGTAGCTATTGTTCCTAGGAAAAACAGACCGCGTTTAGAGAAAACTCGACAACTGCCTACAACTACTAAATCTGTATATCGAATATACGAGAAGGATGAAGAACAATGAAACGCTGATACGGATTAGCTAGCGGTCGTAGGTTCGAAACCCGTCAATCCAATATTGCGAACAATAGCACACACATAGATTAGCACACATTTGAACTTAAttttctaagaaaaaaaaaacttgagaggtgacaagggacacccggatggaaagaagttcctttcgattaattagtgaaggaaccaatgtttattctatgaataaaaacataagtcttcacaagaactacattttattttctatgaattttcgttgtatattgtcacgtcgttgccatggtgaagtagcgctcattcgtcgttaacatacttactatagcaaaaagtgtcgtgacaacttttcgtaagaattttttccgtctagccccctttcacaacgcgcgataaggaacttcgttccaaaaaaaagaataatcaTGATACTAGTTGTCTCAGTGTGGTATTCACTGTTCCATTACCCATATAACATTGGCATACAGAGTCAAGTCACGTTAGCTCCTTCAGTCGGCCTCTGTTGGCCCATCAATGTTCTATAATTACCTATCGATACTTTTTCTTGTATCATATCGATCTCATTCCCTTCTTACtacttacatttattacattaggTACAGCACTATACAGATACGGTATcatatcaatacatagtataaaacaaagtcgctttcgctgtatgtccgtatgtatgcttagatctttaaaactacgcaacggattttgacgcggttttttttaatagatagagtgattcttaaggaaggtttgtatgtataataaatgcataatatagtagagaaacactgataaatttaaaggtttctaatgtgaacgctgtgaacgttgtgtataaggacattctgtagtaggtatattttgcattgcacccgtgcgaagccggggcgggtcgctagtataaattaaatcagatAATGTTGTTAGCCACCACTAAATAAGCataacaaatatgtttatcaTTACAGTAGGACGCTCCCTTCTGGACTGTGTTACTTCTAAGCCGTCATTTATTCTATTCTAGGCGTATCTGGTTAACCACTCTACCTTCATATCTTTGATTCTTCTAGACACAATGTCATTTCCTCTTCAGTCCTCAATCCTTATTGGTCGGTAGTCTCATCTTTGATCAGGATTTGTTTAGCATTTCTAACGTATTTCAGTTACAGACATTCATgcaaatttttacatattttatataaacgttatttttttgtttttgttccaGATTGTTACAGCCATGGGGGCTCGTAGACGTCAACTTTTCAACATTATCTATTTCTTAGTCATAATAGGATGGTAAGTGTTGTTGATCAtaatcttctaatatataaaattctcgtgtcgaggtgtttgtggttaaactcctccgaaacggcttgaccgattctcatgaaattttgtgagcatattcagtaggtctgagaatcggccaacatctatttttcatacccctattaagttttttttaactgcgcgcggacggagtcgcgggcgacagctagtttaatatagaaTCGTTAGTTTCAGTGGGTTAAAATATCTCTCCTCGATACATAACTgtggcctagcacgaatatttgtgacaatctcCTTCTTATCGATATCgttaattatgtcaaaattattatgcgtttttttggtgtactttacgaaAGATACGGGCGCTACACTAatcttaatacaaattttgacgaTAACGAGACGATGGCGATTGTTtgaaatattcgtgctaggcccactggtGTTAGGTTAGTGCATTTTGTGATTCTTCGTTTCGTATGATAAATGAGGTGCCGAAAGCATAATTTACtcttacattttcttttttaccttattattaggatttttctatttatttttaaagacaaaTTAACTAATCtgacataaattaataattctagCCGAAGAAATGGTAGTAAAGTTCTAGCCGAAGTAATAGTAGACATGTTTTGTTCTAAAAACCAACTAGTACATGTAGGCATTTCTATGAATCGTACAAAACAAAGCGAAGTTACGTTTCGCTCACGCAATCGTGAAAATAAAGACCTTAAGTAATatgaaacatttcaataaatacaaacatacaaacattatattatgtgCGTACATTCTTTTCACGTTTGTTTACTGCACAGTTTGTGTCATTTTCTTGCAACTTCTTGAAGACAATGGTACattctttacaattttttcgACATAATCACTATCCACACTTAAATAAAGTTGCAATTGTATACTTttctattctatattttatctctgtttcttttattaagtttGAGAGTGATAGATACTCATGGTAAGGTTCAATTCCTGCTATTGTTGAATACCAGGCGGTGTCAGTTATTGATTTGATTCAGCAGTTTGTGATGACACTTGACGTTGATGCGTGCTGATGCGTTTGATGGTACCGCATTCtaagatttattactttatcgaATTTGAACTGAGttcatattagaaaatatcaGCAACATTAAGATATTATCGAAA
Proteins encoded in this region:
- the LOC106715966 gene encoding transcription initiation factor IIE subunit beta is translated as MDPALLREREAFKKKALATPSIEKKKRDDSQFKDESKKSKSKSSSSVNAQPKIDATNYKTMTGSSSYRFGVLARIVRHMRARHQDGDDHPLTLDEVLDETNQLDVGNKVKQWLQTEALQNNPKIECTPDGKYIFKAVYKIKDKKSLLRLLKQHDLKGLGGILLEDVQESLPHCERALKHLAQEILYITRPTDKKKILFYNDKTAKLDVDEEFVKLWRATAVDAMDDAKIEEYLEKQGIKSMQDHGPRKPIAPKRKKASQKRRQFKKPRDNEHLADVLETYEDNTLTQKGVSIK